The DNA window CCCGCTGGGAAAGCACCGTGAGAGAGCAGCGCGAGAACAATCCCTGGGTGGTCAACATGGATAAATCCCGGTTCGTTGCGCAAAGAAAACAGCGGGACGCCACGCTGCCGCACCCGGAACTCATGCTGATGGCGCTGCAGGTCAATATTCGCGGCGGCGTTCTGCCTGACTGCGAAGACGATGGGCAACACTATCTGAAAATCCCCGTGAATCGATTTAAGGGGTGAATCAAGCCAGAGAGGCGCGATCGTTCCCCGCCGCTGGGGCGGCGGTCAATCCGAATGAGATCGCGCCGTCTGTTAATTGTTTTTTATGAAATAATCATGCTGATTCATATTTAATTATTTGTTTTTACACAAAACACGCGGCGCTTGCCCTCACTGAATACAGTCACTACATTAACAACTGTACTTCCCATTCTGCTAAGGAAAACACCATGAAAGCTGCCGTAGTGACGAAAAACCATACTGTAGACATTCAGGATAAAGTGCTGCGCCCGCTGAAACACGGCGAGGCGGCATTGAAAATGGAGTGTTGTGGGGTGTGCCACACCGATTTGCACGTGAAAAACGGCGATTTCGGCGAGGTGCCGGGCATTACGTTGGGGCATGAGGGCATCGGCGTGGTCTCCGCCGTCGGTGAGGGCGTCACCTCGTTAAAAGTGGGTGACCGCGCCAGCGTCGCCTGGTTTTACCAGGGTTGCGGCCATTGCGAATACTGCGTCAGCGGCAACGAAACCCTGTGCCGTTCGGTGAAAAACGCCGGCTACAGCGTTGACGGCGGCATGGCGGAGGAGTGCATCGTGGTGGCGGACTACGCGGTGAAAGTGCCGGACGGGCTCGATTCTTTCGCCGCCAGCAGCATTACCTGCGCCGGCGTCACCACCTATAAGGCGGTGAAGATTTCCGATATCAAGCCGGGGCAGTGGATCGCCATCTATGGCCTGGGCGGGCTGGGCAACCTGGCGCTGCAGTACGCCAAGAACGTGTTTAACGCCAAAGTGATCGCCATCGACGTCAACGACGGCCAGCTGGAGTTCGCCAAACAGATCGGCGCCGATCTGACCATCAACTCCAAAACGCAAAACGCGGAGGAGATCATTCAACAGCAAACCGGCGGGGCTCACGCGGCGGTGGTGACGGCGGTGGCGAAAGCGGCCTTCAACTCGGCGGTGAATGCGGTGCGCGCCGGCGGTAAAGTGGTGGCCGTGGGGCTGCCGCCGGAGAGCATGGATCTGAGCATTCCGCGCCTGGTGCTGGACGGCATTCAGGTGGTGGGTTCGCTGGTGGGCACGCGCGAAGATCTGAAAGAAGCGTTCCAGTTCGCCGCCGAAGGCAAAGTAACGCCGAAAGTGACCAAACGGCCACTGGGCGATATCAACGCCATCTTCGACGAGATGAAGGCGGGCACCATTCGCGGTCGCATGGTGATCGATCTCGGCATGGCGAAATAAGCATCGCTAAAAAAGGCCACCCGCGGGTGGCCTTCTTGTTGTTACGCCCTAATCAGAACAGGCCCAGCGGTTTGGCGTCGTAGCTGACCAGCAGGTTTTTCACCTGTTGATAGTGCGACAGCGCCGCCTTGTGGGTTTCGCGCCCGATGCCGGAGTTCTTGTACCCGCCGAACGCGGCGTGCGCCGGATACAGGTGGTAACAGTTGGTCCACACGCGCCCGGCCTTGATCGCACGCCCCATGCGGTAGGCGCGGTTGATGTCGCGGGTCCACAGCCCGGCACCCAGCCCGAACTCGGTGTCGTTGGCCAGCGCCAAGGCTTCGGCCTCATCCTTGAAGGTGGTGACGCCAATCACCGGCCCGAAGATCTCCTCGCGGAAGAAGCGCATGCTGTTGTTGCCGGTAATCAACGTCGGCTGCAGGTAGAAACCGTTTTGCACTTCGTCGCCACGTTGGGCGGGTTCGCCGCCCACCACGATTTTGCCTCCCTCGTTTTTAGCGATGTCGATGTAGGACAGGATCTTGTCATACTGCTGTTTTGACGCCTGGGCTCCGATCATGGTCTCGGTGTCGAAGGGATCGCCCTGGCGGATGGCGGCGATGCGTGCCAGCACTTTCTCCATAAACTGCGGGTAGATGGATTCCTGGATCAACGCGCGTGAAGGGCAGGTGCAGACCTCGCCCTGATTGAAGAAGCCCAGCACCAGCCCCTCAACCGCCTTGTCGATAAACTCCGGCTCCGCCTGCATGATGTCTTCAAAATAGATGTTCGGCGATTTGCCGCCCAGCTCGACGGTGCTGGGGATGATGTTCTCCGCCGCACAGGCGAGGATATGGCGGCCGACCGGTGTGGAGCCGGTGAACGCGATCTTCTCAATGCGTTTGCTGCGCGCCAGCGCTTCGCCGGCCTCGGCGCCGAAGCCTTGCACCACGTTGAGCACGCCCGGCGGCAGCAGATCGCCGATCTCTTCCATCAGCACGCTGATGCCGAGCGGAGTCTGTTCCGCCGGTTTCAGCACCACGCAGTTACCGCCCGCCAGCGCCGGCGCCAGTTTCCAGGCGGCCATCAGCAGCGGGAAGTTCCACGGAATGATCTGGCCGACCACGCCCAGCGGCTCATAGATGTGGTAGGCCACGGTGTTCTGATCGATCTCCGCCGCGGTGCCTTCCTGCGCGCGCAGGCAGCCGGCGAAGTAACGGAAATGGTCGACAGCCAGCGGCAGATCGGCATTCAGGGTTTCGCGGATCGGTTTGCCGTTGTCCCAGGTTTCGGTCAGCGCCAGCATCTCCAGCCGCGACTCGATGCGATCGGCGATCGCCAACAGCACGTTGGAACGCTCCTGCACGCTGGTTTTGCCCCAGGCATCCGCCGCCGCGTGCGCCGCGTCGAGTGCCAGCTCGATGTCTTTGGCGTCGGAACGCGGGAATTCGGCGATCGGCTGGCCGGTCACCGGCGAGGTGTTGGTGAAGTAGTTGCCGGATACCGGTTCGACGAATTTTC is part of the Serratia marcescens genome and encodes:
- the adhP gene encoding alcohol dehydrogenase AdhP → MKAAVVTKNHTVDIQDKVLRPLKHGEAALKMECCGVCHTDLHVKNGDFGEVPGITLGHEGIGVVSAVGEGVTSLKVGDRASVAWFYQGCGHCEYCVSGNETLCRSVKNAGYSVDGGMAEECIVVADYAVKVPDGLDSFAASSITCAGVTTYKAVKISDIKPGQWIAIYGLGGLGNLALQYAKNVFNAKVIAIDVNDGQLEFAKQIGADLTINSKTQNAEEIIQQQTGGAHAAVVTAVAKAAFNSAVNAVRAGGKVVAVGLPPESMDLSIPRLVLDGIQVVGSLVGTREDLKEAFQFAAEGKVTPKVTKRPLGDINAIFDEMKAGTIRGRMVIDLGMAK
- the exaC gene encoding acetaldehyde dehydrogenase ExaC, which gives rise to MKYVHPGLPGSLVSFRKRYGNYIGGKFVEPVSGNYFTNTSPVTGQPIAEFPRSDAKDIELALDAAHAAADAWGKTSVQERSNVLLAIADRIESRLEMLALTETWDNGKPIRETLNADLPLAVDHFRYFAGCLRAQEGTAAEIDQNTVAYHIYEPLGVVGQIIPWNFPLLMAAWKLAPALAGGNCVVLKPAEQTPLGISVLMEEIGDLLPPGVLNVVQGFGAEAGEALARSKRIEKIAFTGSTPVGRHILACAAENIIPSTVELGGKSPNIYFEDIMQAEPEFIDKAVEGLVLGFFNQGEVCTCPSRALIQESIYPQFMEKVLARIAAIRQGDPFDTETMIGAQASKQQYDKILSYIDIAKNEGGKIVVGGEPAQRGDEVQNGFYLQPTLITGNNSMRFFREEIFGPVIGVTTFKDEAEALALANDTEFGLGAGLWTRDINRAYRMGRAIKAGRVWTNCYHLYPAHAAFGGYKNSGIGRETHKAALSHYQQVKNLLVSYDAKPLGLF